One window from the genome of Methanoculleus sp. 7T encodes:
- a CDS encoding heparan-alpha-glucosaminide N-acetyltransferase gives MPAERYWEIDLARGIAVVTMIVFHSAFDLNFFGVLPLNVSSGFLRMLAYLTASTFIFIVGVSFTISYARAAQRLTRRDLALKYVRRGLMIFSLGLVITAVTWFFLPSVYVVFGILHFIGIAIVLAPLFVRFGTTNLILGTACILAGYVTNAISGPWPLLWLGIHPASFASLDYVPLLPWFGLVLIGMACGYLFYPGGKRGFSLQAAEPAVARPFEVLGRHSLLVYFLHQPIILFLIAVLAPGVMPDV, from the coding sequence ATGCCGGCAGAACGCTACTGGGAGATCGATCTCGCCCGAGGCATCGCCGTCGTGACGATGATCGTATTCCACTCCGCCTTCGACCTCAACTTCTTCGGGGTCCTGCCGCTGAACGTCTCCAGCGGGTTCCTCCGGATGCTCGCCTACCTAACCGCATCGACGTTCATCTTCATCGTCGGGGTCTCCTTCACCATCAGTTACGCCCGGGCTGCGCAGCGGCTCACGAGACGCGACCTTGCGCTCAAGTACGTCCGGCGCGGTCTTATGATATTCTCCTTGGGCCTTGTCATCACCGCCGTCACCTGGTTCTTCCTCCCTTCGGTCTACGTCGTCTTCGGTATCCTGCACTTCATCGGCATCGCAATCGTACTCGCGCCGCTATTTGTACGGTTCGGCACAACAAACCTTATCTTGGGCACAGCCTGCATCCTCGCCGGCTACGTCACAAACGCTATCTCGGGCCCGTGGCCTCTCCTCTGGCTCGGGATCCATCCGGCGTCCTTTGCCAGCCTCGATTACGTGCCGCTCCTCCCCTGGTTCGGCCTCGTTCTCATCGGGATGGCCTGCGGGTACCTTTTCTACCCGGGCGGGAAGCGGGGATTCTCGCTTCAGGCGGCGGAGCCGGCGGTTGCCCGGCCGTTCGAGGTTCTTGGCCGGCACTCGCTCCTTGTTTACTTCCTGCACCAGCCCATCATCCTCTTCCTGATCGCGGTTCTCGCACCCGGCGTCATGCCGGACGTCTGA